A window from Lepus europaeus isolate LE1 chromosome 20, mLepTim1.pri, whole genome shotgun sequence encodes these proteins:
- the CASP14 gene encoding caspase-14, which produces MSNPRPLQEERYDMSGARLALTLCVTKAREGSEADLDALERMFQQLGFESTVKRDPTAQQFQEELEKFQQTIDAWEDPVSCAFVVLMAHGDEGVLKGEDEEMVKLEDLFEVLNNKNCKALRAKPKVYIVQACRGEHRDLGETVGEDQVMMITRDSPQTIPTYTDTLHVYSTVEGYIAYRHDQEGSCFIQTLTDVFMNRTGPILELLTEVTRRMAEAELFQEGKARKVNPEIQSTLRKRLYLQ; this is translated from the exons ATGAGCAACCCTCGGCCATTGCAGGAG GAGAGGTATGACATGTCAGGCGCCCGCCTGGCCCTGACGCTGTGTGTCACTAAAGCTCGGGAAGGTTCCGAGGCAGATCTGGATGCCTTGGAGCGCATGTtccagcagctgggatttgagagCACTGTGAAGAGAGACCCCACTGCCCAG CAATTCCAGGAAGAGCTGGAGAAGTTCCAGCAGACCATAGATGCCTGGGAAGACCCGGTCAGTTGTGCCTTTGTGGTCCTCATGGCTCATGGGGATGAAGGCGTCCTCAAGGGAGAAGATGAGGAGATGGTCAAGCTGGAGGACCTCTTTGAGGTCCTCAACAACAAGAACTGCAAGGCCCTGAGAGCCAAACCCAAGGTGTACATCGTGCAGGCTTGCCGAGGAG AACACAGGGACCTTGGTGAGACGGTGGGTGAAGACCAGGTGATGATGATCACCAGAGACAGCCCCCAGACCATCcccacatacacagacacactccACGTCTACTCCACAGTGGAGG GTTACATAGCCTACAGACACGACCAGGAGGGCTCCTGCTTCATCCAGACCCTGACCGACGTGTTCATGAACAGGACGGGCCCCATTCTGGAACTTCTGACTGAG GTGACCCGGCGGATGGCAGAAGCAGAGCTGTTCCAGGAAGGAAAAGCGAGAAAAGTGAACCCTGAAATCCAAAGCACCCTCCGAAAACGGCTCTACCTGCAGTAG
- the LOC133749311 gene encoding olfactory receptor 1I1 yields the protein MELENHTAVSEFLLLGLSQQPEHQTLLFGLFLSMYLVTVAGNLLIVMAILSDPHLHTPMYFFLSNLSLVDICFTSTTIPKMLVNIQTQSKAIPYAGCLAQMYAFHLFGTMDSFLLAVMAVDRFTAIVHPLRYQVLMSPRVCGLLVGGPWVVTNLQSLVHTCLMAQLSFCRANEIPHFFCDLMPLLKLSCSDTRTNKLLVFAFGIVMGFSPLLCILVSYLCISRAVFRIPSARGKWKAFSTCGSHLTVVSLFYGTIFAVYLQSAPARGSSWKEKAAALMCGVIIPMLNPFIYSLRNKDMKAALRKLFGRVTSSSV from the coding sequence ATGGAACTTGAAAACCACACAGCAGTCTCTGAATTCCTCCTCCTTGGactctcacaacagccagagcaccAGACTCTTCTGTTTgggctcttcctctccatgtacctggtcactgtggctgggAACCTGCTCATCGTCATGGCCATCCTCTCAGACCCCCACCTCCACacgcccatgtacttcttcctctccaacctgTCCTTGGTGGACATCTGcttcacctccaccaccatcCCCAAGATGCTGGTGAACATCCAGACGCAGAGCAAAGCCATCCCTTATGCAGGCTGCCTTGCCCAGATGTACGCTTTCCACCTCTTCGGTACCATGGACAGTTTCCTGCTGGCGGTAATGGCCGTGGACCGGTTCACGGCCATCGTCCACCCACTTCGCTACCAGGTCCTCATGAGTCCCCGCGTCTGTGGGCTGCTGGTGGGCGGCCCCTGGGTGGTCACCAACCTCCAGTCCCTCGTCCACACCTGCCTCATGGCTCAGCTGAGCTTCTGCCGTGCCAACGAGATCCCGCACTTCTTCTGCGACCTCATGCCCCTGCTGAAGCTGTCCTGCTCGGACACGCGCACCAACAAGTTGCTGGTTTTTGCTTTTGGCATCGTCATGGGCTTCAGCCCGCTCTTGTGCATCCTGGTCTCTTACCTCTGCATTTCCCGGGCAGTTTTCAGAATCCCCTCTGCTCGGGGCAAGTGGAAAGCCTTCTCCACATGTGGCTCCCACCTCACCGTGGTCTCGCTCTTCTACGGAACCATCTTCGCCGTGTACCTGCAGTCCGCGCCTGCGCGTGGCTCCTCCTGGAAAGAGAAGGCAGCCGCCCTGATGTGTGGGGTGATCAtccccatgctgaaccccttcATCTACAGCCTAAGGAACAAGGACATGAAGGCAGCCCTGAGGAAGCTCTTTGGCAGAGTCACCTCCTCCAGCGTCTAG